In Coffea eugenioides isolate CCC68of chromosome 4, Ceug_1.0, whole genome shotgun sequence, the genomic stretch CAATCCATACGGCAAATTAGCAAGCAAGCATTCAGAGTAACGTTTTCTTTTACAACTTTTTAGCTATgtttatttttcaatatttcGAATTTACGAACATAAAAAATTACTTGGTATTACTCTACATCTCTTCGTattgcaaaaaattaaaaaaaaataaaaacgtAATTTGATATTGCCCGAATATGATAATCACCATTAAAGGAATATTCGTGATTGTGCTGCTAATTAATTTTCGAAAGTTATGCTAAGTGAATGATTTATTTGCAAAGTGTGTGTCTCCACGGGCAGCAATTGAGAGGCTTGTTTATCAAGCTCATAATAGTTTATCACAATTTCCACCGTCCGACAGGAGGCAATTTAATTAACTTTACCTTTTCTTTTCACCAATACTTCTTACAAGCAGATAATGATATTTCTTCTGCTTTATCCATTTCATGCTTTACAGCAGCATGAAGTTTAATATACATAGAGCCTTAAAGCACTAATCTGCAATGCTAACAAAATCATTTGcgagaaaatttcaagaaaagaaaaagtagcCCCAATTTTAATCATCTCCCTAATATAACTTTTCTCTGTTGGATCTTCTTTATTATAcattttccttttaaaatttACATCTTCATAGgtgaaaagattttttttttttaaaaaaaacagcTTTCCACTGAATGTTACCCTTGCTAAACTGCCGTGACTTTATTCATGAAGCTTTCGATTTTAGATGTTGATTGCAAGGCTACTGATGTTTGTAAAGACTCATTTGGTGGTAGTAAGAATTTAAGACACATACAAGAAAGTTGAATAGTTGAAAAAATCAACCGACTTTGAGCCATTGTATCTGATCTTTGTTGTGCCATTGCCTTTGTTGATCAATTCAAGTTGAGAAATCTTGTGGCTTTGGACAATCTATGCATAAGTAAAGGTGCATTAGAAACCAATACAGCTCAAATAACACTTCTAGCAAGACACGCCAAATAAACTTAATTTGAACTATTGCCAGCTAAATGTTGCTCTAGTTAAATTAAACGACAACTAAGCTCATGGATGTCAGAACTATTCACTGACAACCTTACTTGCATCTAGAAAGGAGTTGCAGAATACTAGATCAGATAACTAGCGAATGTTAATTGGAGTCCAAAATTTAGGCTAATCTGGAGGACAACCATAAACTATAGTCAATTCAtttatcattttttcaaaaattggctATTCTAGCATCAAATGTTCAGAAAACGAAAATCTGTCTTAGCAGCTATTACACCAAGAGAATAGCTTCCACTATGGAATGAACATGTTAAATATGTTTCCCCGAAGACAGTATTAACCACACCAAGTTTACCTAGAGCTCTcccccccccaccccccccctCCCACAAATATATTAATTGACCAACTGgaattttctatttcttttttttaaaaaaaagtttgatgTGCTCTGAAAGTTGTAGCTGTAATTAACCAAGTTGGTGAACATACATATGGCATAACATTCAACTGTTTGAATGCTGTTCTTATCTAGATACTCTACCAGAAGAGTACTCTACTTCCCATAATCTACCACGTTAAGAGGGTTGAGTTTTAAAATTGCAAATCGAATCTCTTGAGATGTAGGCCTTTCAACCAATTGGGCTAATGAATACTACATCAATGGAATTATATAAATGCATCATCCAATTGCTGCATTGCAATCATCATTCCTCTCTTTTTCTGAGTTACATCACTGATTAACTGCTTGAAAACAATGGCCGCTTCAGTTTTTCTATTGACATGCTTCCTACTAGTTTTGGGCCTCAATGTTGTCAATGGACAGCCTCTAGTTCCTGCACTATACTTGTTTGGGGATTCTATTGTTGATGTGGGAAACAATAACTATTTAGAGACTCTAATCAAAGCCAACTTCCCCCCTTATGGAAGAGACTTCATTAACCATGAAGCAACTGGGAGGTTCTGCAATGGGAAGCTTGCCACAGATTTTACTGGTACTTCTCTTCAATCTCAACCCTCCTATCATTTTCTCCTCCCTTTGTTTTCTCAATGCAAATGTATGATTTTTACAGGTATCTAACGAATTTTAGCTAATGCAGGTGAGAATCTAGGCTTCACTGATTATCCAAAGCCTTATCTGAGCAATAAGGCGAAAACAACGAAAAACATGTTGCTTGGGGCCAACTTTGCTTCAGCAGGTTCTGGTTATTATGAAGCTACAGCAAAAATATATGTAAGTACAAAGTCTTTTACTATGTACAGACATTCTATATACAAGTGTAATGCTGATCAGATGATAATATTAACTGTATATTTTATATGGTTTAGAATACCCTTTCACTAAGCAAGCAGCTGGCACTTTACAAGGACTACCAGAATAGGCTAGTTGTGATTCTGGGGAAAGTCAATGCTTCAGCCACCATAAATGGTTCAATCCACTTTCTGAGTGATGGAAGCAGTGACTTTGTTCAGAACTACTACATCAATCCTCTGCTCTACAAGAAATACACACCTGATCAGTTCTCAGACATCCTCATCCAATCCTATGTAAATTTTGTACAGGTAATGTTTTCTCCACGAACACTATTGCTCTCTGATTGCATATCTGCAACTGCAATTCCAGGAGTAATAATCTTGATGCAGCACGTAAGTTAGGTGAATTTTATATAATCCATCTGCTCTAAAGTTAAATTCTTGCAAATTCTGCAATAGGCACTGTACAAGTTGGGAGCAAGAAAGATTGGAGTCACAACATTGCCACCAATTGGATGTCTTCCAGCATCCATAACTCTGTTTAGCGAGGATACCAACAAATGCGTTGAGAAGATGAATGCAGCAGCTGTTTCATTCAACAATAAGCTTAACATGACATCGCAAAGCTTAAAACAAAAGCTCCCCAATCTCAATCTTCTTGTCTTGGATATCTATCAGCCACTTTTAGACCTTGTCACCAAACCTGTAGATAATGGTACTTGTCAACTTCCTCATTCTCTAATTGAATGCAGAAAACTACTAATCCtgattaaattatttttctctcGTTTGTTATTCATTCAAGAGTGGAAAGAGTGAGGCCAAAGGTTGAATTGAGGCAAGATTATACATATACTGAAATCAATTATTTTGCAGGATTTTTTGAAGCAAGAAAGGCATGTTGTGGTTCGGGGCTGATAGAGACATCTTTTCTGTGCAATGCCAAGTCTCCAGGAACATGTGCAAATGCATCAGAGTATGTGTTTTGGGATGGATTCCACCCAACAGAAGCTGCAAACAAAGTTTTATCTAGTGACTTGCTAGTCAGCGGCCTCAACCTTATCTAATGTCTTCCACTAATTAAAGACAATGCATAAGAGTAATGATTTGATGTATTCCCCAGGTCAAGTTTGTTGCAATTGTAATTGAGTATTTCCCTTGATCGTAATGAAATTTATGAATTGTGCGTGCATCCATCAACAGTTTTATTACAGAGCACTTAATATATTTGATTATAAAACAAGCATTAGACAAATGAGTAATTTTATTAGCCAATCCTCTTGCTGTTTATGTTAGTGTTATCAGTTCTTTCAATCCATTTAATGGTGAATGTTGAGCAAAATCCTCTCACTAACCGACACAAACCTAACATTTGGAACATGTAATTAGAGATGTCACAAAATTTAGTGACCAATCAAATACTTTTAGTTTTTCTTATGGTTTTTCATCTCACTAACTTAGAAAAGCACTCTGTAGTTTGTCACCTCATCAATAAAATTTAAAGCAACATGTAAAACAAAATGCCTTCAATTAACAGCAATGCTTGCGCTCAATTTGAAATCTCATATGAAAGCTTGTTAACTAATCAATATACGAAATTAAACcaactaattaattttttttttaatagttcGATCACTAAATTTTTATTTCAGTCAAAAGGTCACCTCTAATGAAAGCGGACATTTTTGGGCACTCAACAATTAAAAGCATATTTTGTCACTGAACAAATAAGGATTTAAAATCTACATTTTAATTAGCTGAATAAGTCATTGcggctcaaaaaaaaaaagacattagttaccaaatcaaaaaaatattcaaaatgaGTCACTGATTATTTCCCACGTTCTA encodes the following:
- the LOC113768806 gene encoding GDSL esterase/lipase At5g22810-like, with protein sequence MAASVFLLTCFLLVLGLNVVNGQPLVPALYLFGDSIVDVGNNNYLETLIKANFPPYGRDFINHEATGRFCNGKLATDFTGENLGFTDYPKPYLSNKAKTTKNMLLGANFASAGSGYYEATAKIYNTLSLSKQLALYKDYQNRLVVILGKVNASATINGSIHFLSDGSSDFVQNYYINPLLYKKYTPDQFSDILIQSYVNFVQALYKLGARKIGVTTLPPIGCLPASITLFSEDTNKCVEKMNAAAVSFNNKLNMTSQSLKQKLPNLNLLVLDIYQPLLDLVTKPVDNGFFEARKACCGSGLIETSFLCNAKSPGTCANASEYVFWDGFHPTEAANKVLSSDLLVSGLNLI